A window of Streptomyces sp. DG1A-41 contains these coding sequences:
- the nuoK gene encoding NADH-quinone oxidoreductase subunit NuoK, which yields MNPVNYLYLAALLFTIGATGVLIRRNAIVVFMCIELMLNACNLAFVAFSRMHGNLDGQIIAFFTMVVAAAEVVVGLAIIVSLFRARHSASVDDASLMKL from the coding sequence GTGAACCCGGTCAACTACCTGTACCTCGCGGCCCTGTTGTTCACGATCGGTGCCACCGGCGTGCTGATCAGGCGCAACGCGATCGTGGTGTTCATGTGCATCGAGCTCATGCTCAACGCCTGCAACCTCGCGTTCGTCGCCTTCTCCCGGATGCACGGCAACCTCGACGGCCAGATCATCGCCTTCTTCACGATGGTCGTCGCCGCCGCGGAGGTCGTGGTCGGGCTCGCGATCATCGTGTCCTTGTTCCGCGCCCGCCACTCGGCCTCGGTCGACGACGCCAGCCTGATGAAGCTGTAA